A region from the Deltaproteobacteria bacterium genome encodes:
- a CDS encoding ABC transporter substrate-binding protein → MRRKNILLAFVFVLLSAAAQSARAQDRFNFAYISPNAGSSSVLWIAKEAGIFKKHNLDVNVIYIEGTPKALMSLFAGELHVVAGTGPAVASAKVRGADVSMMMGFEVFLPYYLVAQPSIKTIEELKGKIGANHTAATSADFAIRLGLKSIGLDPDKDVNLRVVGATNLRLIMMQQKQADFTIISTTEREEAEKMGLRVVADLASKKIPYPHSGLISSQKLLKEKRDAMMRFGRATVEAIHFFKNNKAPTLAILKKYAKSDLTTLDSAHAYLKNAIPDMPYPTLEGMKTILNEMGRSRPEVLKYDAASMVDGSIVKAIDDEGFLKKLK, encoded by the coding sequence ATGCGTCGGAAAAATATTTTGCTCGCCTTCGTTTTCGTTTTGCTAAGCGCAGCCGCCCAATCGGCTCGCGCCCAAGATCGCTTCAACTTCGCTTACATCTCGCCCAACGCCGGCTCGTCGTCGGTGCTATGGATAGCTAAAGAAGCCGGCATCTTCAAAAAGCATAACCTCGACGTGAACGTCATCTACATCGAAGGCACGCCTAAGGCGCTCATGTCGTTGTTTGCCGGTGAGCTTCACGTCGTCGCCGGCACCGGCCCGGCGGTCGCCAGCGCCAAAGTGCGCGGCGCCGATGTGAGTATGATGATGGGCTTCGAAGTTTTTCTGCCGTATTACTTGGTCGCGCAGCCCAGCATCAAAACAATCGAAGAGCTGAAAGGAAAAATCGGCGCCAACCATACCGCGGCCACCTCCGCGGATTTCGCCATCCGTCTCGGTCTCAAAAGCATCGGCCTCGATCCCGACAAGGACGTAAACTTGCGCGTCGTCGGTGCGACCAATTTGCGCTTGATTATGATGCAGCAAAAACAAGCCGACTTTACGATCATCAGCACGACGGAACGGGAAGAAGCGGAAAAGATGGGACTCAGAGTCGTCGCCGATCTCGCCAGCAAAAAGATCCCCTACCCGCACAGCGGCTTGATCAGCAGTCAAAAGCTGCTCAAAGAAAAGCGCGACGCCATGATGCGCTTCGGCCGCGCCACGGTGGAAGCGATCCATTTTTTCAAGAACAACAAAGCGCCGACCCTGGCGATCCTGAAAAAATACGCCAAGAGCGATCTCACCACGCTCGACAGCGCGCACGCATACTTGAAGAACGCGATCCCGGACATGCCCTATCCCACGCTCGAAGGCATGAAGACGATCTTGAACGAAATGGGCCGCAGCCGCCCCGAAGTTCTAAAATACGACGCCGCGTCGATGGTCGACGGCAGTATCGTCAAAGCGATCGACGACGAAGGATTTTTGAAGAAGCTGAAGTAG
- a CDS encoding toxin-antitoxin system YwqK family antitoxin, whose translation MFQAFVFPKHVDGRIAPRKDFSGLWIMWNEIGGKVAEQDYKSGLLDGKETVWLSNQTKYEKHYKKGELDGAETYWDANGLVSTVNNFKNGKLHGTRTTYFKNGNKEVEENYVDGKRDGKTTSWYENGQIKAEELFKNRYRYGLWTYWKEDGTKESETNWTARFDKGERAFAGPLDEDEIDAALQSRPNRQEDELPALVIGVHLFWRRYPEFKALENIRNNSLVKLIKNMEKAGVRLAFTHLPFVVQNEIAGAFVGFSKTQTKSLEYSDIPYESILFVTTPVASYGNRVLVILGSVSPQQSTIFSVDGQLDVTPLYSSQTPIKYSDGNATNLGAISGIRVVESGLFQLAERWNHHGGLPPTIERQFLVDVRRGKFEISAMPNPTEQIGNSKRQSR comes from the coding sequence ATGTTTCAGGCATTCGTATTTCCAAAACATGTTGATGGGCGCATCGCGCCGCGGAAGGACTTTAGTGGACTGTGGATCATGTGGAATGAAATCGGCGGCAAAGTCGCCGAGCAAGACTACAAAAGTGGATTGTTGGATGGAAAAGAGACCGTGTGGTTAAGCAATCAGACAAAATACGAGAAGCACTATAAAAAGGGGGAACTCGACGGGGCGGAAACCTATTGGGACGCAAACGGTCTTGTGTCGACTGTAAACAATTTCAAAAATGGCAAACTACACGGCACTCGAACGACGTATTTTAAAAACGGTAATAAGGAAGTCGAGGAGAATTACGTCGACGGCAAACGCGACGGCAAAACAACGAGTTGGTACGAGAACGGGCAAATAAAGGCGGAAGAGCTTTTTAAAAACCGCTATCGCTATGGCCTTTGGACCTACTGGAAAGAAGATGGCACCAAGGAGAGCGAGACTAATTGGACCGCGCGTTTTGACAAAGGCGAGAGAGCCTTTGCGGGCCCTTTGGATGAAGATGAAATCGATGCCGCCTTGCAATCCCGACCCAATCGTCAGGAAGATGAGCTGCCGGCTCTGGTCATTGGAGTTCACCTGTTTTGGCGCAGATACCCGGAATTCAAGGCGCTCGAAAACATTCGGAACAATTCGCTTGTTAAGCTTATTAAGAACATGGAAAAGGCGGGAGTCCGTTTGGCGTTTACACACCTGCCGTTCGTTGTGCAAAATGAAATCGCGGGGGCCTTCGTCGGTTTTTCTAAAACCCAGACTAAATCGCTTGAGTATTCGGATATCCCATACGAAAGCATTCTCTTCGTCACAACTCCCGTCGCGTCGTACGGCAATCGCGTGCTGGTGATTCTTGGATCGGTCAGTCCTCAGCAATCGACGATCTTTTCCGTGGATGGGCAATTAGACGTCACGCCGCTATACAGTTCACAGACGCCGATCAAGTATAGCGATGGGAACGCTACCAACCTGGGCGCAATCAGCGGCATTCGTGTGGTCGAATCTGGCTTGTTTCAGCTCGCGGAGAGATGGAATCATCATGGCGGATTACCACCAACAATCGAGAGGCAGTTTCTTGTCGATGTTCGGCGCGGAAAGTTTGAAATCAGCGCCATGCCAAATCCAACGGAACAAATTGGCAATTCGAAGCGCCAATCTCGATAG
- a CDS encoding PIN domain-containing protein: MILYLDTSALVKLYVPETDSATIKQLVDAAEMPSTSRIAYVEARAAFARKRREQAVTLRDYRTIVQDFDNDWETFFIVDVSDVLIRRAGQLAETFGLRGYDAVHLASAVIVGEQGSQAVTFACFDEKLSRAARRQSLTVLS, translated from the coding sequence GTGATTCTCTATCTGGATACCAGCGCTCTGGTGAAGCTGTATGTGCCCGAAACGGACAGCGCTACGATAAAACAACTGGTCGATGCCGCCGAAATGCCTTCAACGTCGCGCATCGCTTACGTCGAAGCGCGAGCTGCGTTTGCTCGGAAGCGCCGAGAGCAAGCGGTGACCCTACGAGACTACCGAACCATTGTTCAGGATTTCGACAATGACTGGGAAACCTTTTTCATCGTCGATGTTTCGGACGTCCTTATAAGACGCGCCGGCCAATTAGCCGAAACATTCGGACTCAGAGGTTACGATGCAGTTCATCTTGCTTCCGCCGTGATTGTTGGCGAGCAGGGGAGCCAGGCGGTGACGTTTGCTTGTTTTGATGAAAAGCTTTCCCGTGCAGCGCGACGACAAAGCCTCACTGTGTTGTCGTAA
- a CDS encoding type II toxin-antitoxin system prevent-host-death family antitoxin produces the protein MITVGVRELKNKLSHYLRSVKQGRPVEITERGESIAMLVPPRQSSSAQIAEALIRKGIGSWKGGKPKGASRRVTVKGKPVSQIVIEERR, from the coding sequence ATGATCACTGTTGGCGTTAGAGAACTAAAAAACAAACTGAGCCACTATCTCCGTAGCGTGAAACAAGGACGTCCCGTTGAGATCACCGAACGGGGCGAATCGATAGCGATGCTGGTGCCTCCTAGGCAAAGTTCGAGCGCTCAAATCGCCGAAGCGCTTATTCGCAAAGGAATCGGCTCGTGGAAGGGGGGTAAGCCAAAGGGAGCCTCAAGGCGGGTGACCGTAAAAGGCAAACCCGTTTCGCAAATTGTCATCGAGGAGCGCCGGTGA